One segment of Anopheles cruzii unplaced genomic scaffold, idAnoCruzAS_RS32_06 scaffold01415_ctg1, whole genome shotgun sequence DNA contains the following:
- the LOC128276513 gene encoding uncharacterized protein LOC128276513, giving the protein MGFVPEMDDYERCAKLVDLGKHELRRNCGFHYSQHSNVRCLTMLGCSLTDADLNEIPEMFPSLKRLTIARGLSLDPVSDSAFERMHKLMPSCRIDYHGERFYPVDDSASN; this is encoded by the exons ATGGGATTTGTG CCAGAAATGGATGATTATGAACGATGTGCAAAATTAGTAGACTTGGGGAAACATGAATTACGGAGAAATTGTGGCTTTCATTACAGTCAGCACAGCAACGTTCGGTGCTTGACAATGCTCGGTTGTTCG CTAACGGATGCTGACCTTAACGAGATACCGGAAATGTTCCCGTCGCTTAAAAGATTGACCATCGCCAGGGGTCTAAGTTTGGACCCGGTGTCGGACTCTGCTTTCGAAAGAATGCACAAATTGATGCCGTCGTGCAGAATCGACTATCATGGCGAACGTTTCTATCCAGTTGACGATAGTGCTTCGAATTGA